The sequence ACGTGAACGGCCCGGGGATGGACCAAACGAGGCGTGAGAGCCAACGGACGCTCGCCGAGCGTTGCGCCGCGGGCGTGCTCGCGGGCGCGGTCGTGGCGCTCGCCGCGTGCGGGGACTCGGCGCCGTCGAAGGGTACGTATTCACTCGTCTTTCCGTCAGTGGCGGCCGCGGTCGCCGCCGAGTCGGTGCAGGTCTTCGTGTTCGACGCACCCGCCGCCAACCGCGCGACCCTGTGCAGCGAGCTCGTCTCGCTCCGACGCTCCGGCCGTCCGCTGAACCCCCTCGCGCGGGGGCCTGTGCTGCGAGTCTGCGACGCCCAGTCACCCCAGGGCGGGCAGGGCGAGCTCACGGTGGGCTACGGAGACCGCGCGTTCCTCGCGGTTGCGCTGCGCCAGGGCGAGGACTTCCTCATGGGCTGCGCCGTCCAGAACGTGGGCACGGGCGACGCCCCCGCGAAGGTCTATCTCGCGCCCGCGAGCCCCAAAGTGACCGTCCCAGCCACTACGTGCAGCAGCCTCTCCGACGCCTGCGGTGGACGATGCAAGTAGCGCTCACCGGGCCTCGGCCCGCCACCCACGGCACCCACCGCTCGGAGCAGCCATGAGCGTTCGTCCAATCACGCGCTGGGTGAGCCTCTGCGGTGCCCTCGCGTCGCTCGTATGGGCCGCCGCCGGCTTCCTGGGAGGGGCCTCGACTGGCGGCTGCACTCCGGAGGGCCCCGCCGCGACCCCGACCGAGCCCATCGTCATCGGTGTGTCGCTCGGCCTGTCCGAGTCGCTCGCCTCGTTCACGGCCGCGCTCCAGCAGGCCGTGCGCGCCGCCGAAGGGCAGATCAACGCCTCCGGTGGGCTGCTCGGGCGGCCTGTGCGCTTCGACGTCGTCGACGATCGCAGCAACAACAAGGAGTACATCGACGGCGTAGCCCAGGGCTTCATCACCTCGAACGTGGTGGCGGTCATCGGCCCCGTGGGAAGCTCCCAGGTCGACCGCATCCAGGCGGCCCTGCGTGGGCGCCAGATCCTGCTCATCTCTCCGTCGGCGACGTCCACGACCCTCACCGGCATTCAGCCCGCGAAGGATCGCTACCTCTTCCGCACGGTCCCGTCGGACGAGTTCCAGGTGAAGGCGCTCGTGCGGCTCGCGCGGCTCGGTCCCGGCGGATTCGGCGCGCAGAGCACCAGCGACGCGGGCGCGGGCGGCGACGCGGGGGCCCCGGCTGGGGAGGCGTGTCCGCGCATGTTCGTCATCCACGCCGACAACAAGTACGGCGGCCCGATGGCCGACGCCCTCGAGGCTTCCTATCCGGGCCCGGGTCGTCAGGTCGTAGGACGCGTGAAGGTCGCCGAGGAGGTGGTGGCGAGCTACGACGGCGTCGTCGCGCAGGTGCTCGCCGCCAAGCCCGACTGCCTCGCGCTGATTCAGTACGACGACGTCGGCGGCGCGCTCACTCGGGCGATCGACAAGGCCCGCAGGGACAACCCCGCGGCGCTGCCCGCCAGGTTCTTCCTCATGGGCACCGACGGCGTCTACACGAGCGGCTATCTGGAGAACAGCCGCGACGACAAGGGCAACCCCGCGTCGCGCAACGCCGCAGAGGGGGTGTATGGCACGAACCCCGACACCAACCCGCCGACACCCGAATACAACGAGATGAAGAACATCTTTACCGCGTATTTCCCGCTGAAGTCGGGCGAGGAGGTCCCCGCGTTCGTGGCGAACACCTACGACGCGGCCGTGCTCGTCGCCTTGGCCATCCAGCAGGCCGGTTCCGCCACCGACCGCGTGAAGATCCGCGACGCGCTCTTTCAGGTCTCCCGGGGCGGGAAAGCGTACTCGCCCGCGCAGCTCAACGAGGCGCTGCTCGCGATCCGCCAAGGTGGCGACGTCGACTACAACGGCGCCTCGGGCACCGTCGACCTCGACGACAACGGCAACGTCGAGGCGGGCTTCATCGTGTGGAAGGTGGAGAAGGGCCAGTTCGTGACCGCCGGCCGTATCCCCCAGAAGGACCTCGGGAACTAGAAGATCGACAGAGCGCACGGTCAGGCGGTGCTCCGCCGGAGCCCGACTGGGGTTCCTGGGGCGTCGGG is a genomic window of Myxococcales bacterium containing:
- a CDS encoding ABC transporter substrate-binding protein; protein product: MSVRPITRWVSLCGALASLVWAAAGFLGGASTGGCTPEGPAATPTEPIVIGVSLGLSESLASFTAALQQAVRAAEGQINASGGLLGRPVRFDVVDDRSNNKEYIDGVAQGFITSNVVAVIGPVGSSQVDRIQAALRGRQILLISPSATSTTLTGIQPAKDRYLFRTVPSDEFQVKALVRLARLGPGGFGAQSTSDAGAGGDAGAPAGEACPRMFVIHADNKYGGPMADALEASYPGPGRQVVGRVKVAEEVVASYDGVVAQVLAAKPDCLALIQYDDVGGALTRAIDKARRDNPAALPARFFLMGTDGVYTSGYLENSRDDKGNPASRNAAEGVYGTNPDTNPPTPEYNEMKNIFTAYFPLKSGEEVPAFVANTYDAAVLVALAIQQAGSATDRVKIRDALFQVSRGGKAYSPAQLNEALLAIRQGGDVDYNGASGTVDLDDNGNVEAGFIVWKVEKGQFVTAGRIPQKDLGN